The sequence below is a genomic window from Daphnia pulicaria isolate SC F1-1A chromosome 6, SC_F0-13Bv2, whole genome shotgun sequence.
CATGGAAAGCAATAGCACAAGTTATTCTTCCGAAGACGAATCACAATATGAAATGCAAGTGCCAGAAAGGATCCTTGTCGTCGGTGagtgaatttttgttgttggcatattgtttatttttcagccACTCTTATtggcgattttctttttcatttttagcgGGCCAATTTATGCTTGAATATGAATTCTATTAGTACTTTAATAGTAGCATGTTTCGTTGGATTATGGGGAGAGTGtcatatttcttattttaataatACGACTGCGACTTGGGGCGGCCGCAGCTGCATCTAAGTCGCAGTATATTGGAGTCGGAAAATGCAAAATTAAAGTGTGACGTCGCCGTACTTTAGGTAAAGCTATCACGAAGATTTTAATGAAGCTTTTTACGATAATGACTATAACATAACCTAGCATAATGATCTTGTAGATCATTTCCCCGTGCAGCGCCACAAAAAATCACGGCCGACACCTAGTAACGTTTCTGACCGCTCAGCCACAGATGTGGTGATTTTTATCTGTTAGTCTGTTTTTCATTATCTAGGTGTTAGTCTTTATCAGTCTTAATTTATGAGTTGACTGGGTTTGACGCTCGGCCGCAGCTAGCCAGCGAGGGCAGCGACTATCTAGCGTATCGACCTATCGAGTATCGACATGGGCGACATACAGAATGCAATCTCAAATCGACTTGGCAATGTCGATTCCAGTAGTCAGTTTCTGTagttgataaaaataaatattgtgaATTTGTGATTCTAAATTCTAAAAGTCATTTTTAGTGTTGATTGTATTTATTCAAAGCAACTGTTAGCGTTAATATGGGTAGTCACGGGTATAACAACGCGCACGATGATTTATATGAAAACTCTGCTTTTACTGCAGATATGAGTAGCAAAATGCAGGTCCCCAAACGCATTAGTGTTCTTGGTGGTAAAATCGAgttgatttgttattttgtaaaattctACTCAATACTAAAGCTTTACATATATTCAGGAACCGAAGAAGATGATAAAATCGGCATGGGAAGCTATAGCACAAGATATTCCTCCAAATCAGATTCCAAATATGAAATGAAAGTGCCAGAAAGGATCCTTGTTGTTGGTGAGTGAAGTTTTGTTGTAAACAGTTTTTCAAATGATGTCAAGATAGCTATTTGGGACACTATAATACCATTAgtttaatatttatatttcttttgataGTCTAATTTTAATCACTTTGCAGGACAAGATCAGCATGTTGGGATGAAAGCACCTCCTCATGAGCttgttttggaaaattctATTCTATCTATGAACAACTACCCTCCCATTCGTGTTCGGGTATAATATTCATTGCCTTAGATTGCTGTGAAAAATATCACATATTGTTTAAATTGTTTACCCTTATTAGACTCCACCAAGATCTATTACTGTTGATGCTGTACCTAACAGCTTGGATCATGAAGAGGATTTTGAAAGTGATGATGATAATAACCAAACTGATCCTGAATTTAACAAGCAAGAGATGGTGTTGATTGCTGACAAAAATAGTTCAGCAATGATGTTATCAGATCCACCTCAACTTACCCTGTCAGCCTCTCAACTGACTGAAGAAGTCTTTGTATTGAGGCAGCAGATTGGGCGTCTACACCGACGTATGGCAGGCTTTGAaagggaacaacaacaaaggcaACAGCGCGATGCTCTCGCGGTCTCTATAGGAGCAGTGTATCTTGTTTGGAAAGTCATTTTGTGGCTAACTCGTTCTTCGTAatgtaaaataatcaaataaacatGTTAGATGTGCAaacgatttcttttattaatgtCAAATCATTGATTTTTACTAATTGCATGACTTAAATACCAGcttcacaagaaaaaaaaaatcaaaatcaatacagttaatcatttatttttttctccttccagTGAAATTTGTTCCCGGGTCATCCATTGGATACCTTCATGTGGCAGTGGAGACTGCAAGAAGGGACAAAGCCAAATAAGGTACCATCGATGTCCAAGAGCATCGCGGATGTTGTGCATTACGCCACAGTCGTGTTCATTGGTGCCCTTGTTACGCTCCCAAGaggtttgattgaaaaaggCTAGATAACTTTGCTGATATAGCAATACACCACTAAAACAGCAACCAATCATTGTTATAGAATAGTAGAAAAAGTACAACTGTGTCATTGAGGTATCAATtccaaaaaagagaattgtAAGTGGCATGACAATACGAATTATGTGAGACCACTCAAATGCAATTACTAGAGACCAGATATAATAGTGATTAAAGTAGGTTGCATATATGGTTGCAAAGAAGAGATTTgccaaaaaaagatagaaaaatcTGAAGTTGTTATAACCAACACAGCACCCAGTAAAGCCACAATGatgctgcaataataacagaatacaaagaaaaatttcatgatTAGTATAAAATCCAAAAGAATGGATAAGCTTTCATCAATAATTTTCTACCTCACGCTTTAGAATGCAGGTATTACACTGACTACAATGCCATGACCTCGGGGGTGATATAGTCTCACAAACTGAACACAAATGCCATCCTTTAGATGCATCAGCCTatcaatgaaaatgatttagaaACAGGgaacaaaaaatgtaatatTATAATTAATACCTTGGATGTATCAACAATAATATGCTTGGCACTGGTATCTACCAATATGACTCCAATTAGATTTCCAACTACATTGAACATCACAAAAGTTCCGCAAGCTGAGTGAAAATAAAGCCAAAACGTgtcgaattctttttttccatcgtaCACGGCCGGCAGAACTACCGCAAGCTCAAATATGTAAATAGCTGGTATTATGAATAGAACGAATCCTAAAGCGACTAGCTCTGACACAATTTTGGGAATTACACGATCGCGAAACGGTAACATTTTGAATAAGCTAAATCACCATTACTTCTATAGTTTTATCTATGTATCTTTTATGAAATGTAGAAACTCTTTTTCAACTAGTAATGCGACCCCTGCATCTCTTCTGTCATAAGATCTCGTGACTCTTTTGTCGGCTAGCTGAGGGTGGTAGTCATGGCAACATCTGTTCTTGGGTTCGGCAACATGGTGCTCGAAACAGTGTAACAGGCGAGAAGACTGGCTCGAAACAACATGGTCGTACATCTAGACATCTAATGATGCTTATCATGTAGCTGCGCCGTCACTTTTCCCCCTAGTAGATGGCGAtgcca
It includes:
- the LOC124343504 gene encoding probable palmitoyltransferase ZDHHC24, encoding MLPFRDRVIPKIVSELVALGFVLFIIPAIYIFELAVVLPAVYDGKKEFDTFWLYFHSACGTFVMFNVVGNLIGVILVDTSAKHIIVDTSKADASKGWHLCSVCETISPPRSWHCSQCNTCILKREHHCGFTGCCVGYNNFRFFYLFLANLFFATIYATYFNHYYIWSLVIAFEWSHIIRIVMPLTILFFGIDTSMTQLYFFYYSITMIGCCFSGVLLYQQSYLAFFNQTSWERNKGTNEHDCGVMHNIRDALGHRWYLIWLCPFLQSPLPHEGIQWMTREQISLEGEKNK
- the LOC124343505 gene encoding transport and Golgi organization protein 11-like isoform X1: MGSHVYNNVRDLYENYAFTEEMSSRMQVPKRIIFSGGTNEDEELSMESNSTSYSSEDESQYEMQVPERILVVGTEEDDKIGMGSYSTRYSSKSDSKYEMKVPERILVVGQDQHVGMKAPPHELVLENSILSMNNYPPIRVRTPPRSITVDAVPNSLDHEEDFESDDDNNQTDPEFNKQEMVLIADKNSSAMMLSDPPQLTLSASQLTEEVFVLRQQIGRLHRRMAGFEREQQQRQQRDALAVSIGAVYLVWKVILWLTRSS
- the LOC124343505 gene encoding transport and Golgi organization protein 11-like isoform X2 codes for the protein MGSHGYNNAHDDLYENSAFTADMSSKMQVPKRISVLGGTEEDDKIGMGSYSTRYSSKSDSKYEMKVPERILVVGQDQHVGMKAPPHELVLENSILSMNNYPPIRVRTPPRSITVDAVPNSLDHEEDFESDDDNNQTDPEFNKQEMVLIADKNSSAMMLSDPPQLTLSASQLTEEVFVLRQQIGRLHRRMAGFEREQQQRQQRDALAVSIGAVYLVWKVILWLTRSS